In Entomomonas moraniae, one DNA window encodes the following:
- a CDS encoding LamG domain-containing protein — MGMGSKSTVIGYEYNGTVHSGIGLAMDELYQINIGDKTAWTGSIKQNGSIFIDKYNLFGGKKGEGGVRGTLDVMFGGETQGQNAKLTRYLGNKIPAFRGTVTTVFTGMLAAMNWYPKTWNFYYRRIKSGWPDNTPFYPETIEISLANGQIKAMNPAHILYESYISNTWGAGIPRAMMDDEAYKKVADTLYAEGFGLCFEWKATDDLKNLREYVCNHIDAILGTDPKTGKNTIRLIRDDYAVEDLPVFDEDSGLLEIKLQASNNTEVPSQIIVKFNDAITFQERTAYATNPAVAQGQIGRNTETNEYLGIPIGELATRVAYRDLKAKTSGIKSASIKLDRRAYDIVNGQPFRIKTKYRTNNIDLVVRATKRKENFLTDGSITMDVVQDVFSTPKVAFMPIPDAPNRPEPQPPVPIIDSRVLEATYRDLVLTLDPANLEKIDSSSGFIYAVAQSPANQCYSYDIVSRVKGAANFSEADDTGAWCATALIASDIGYKDTIIHIQDGQLLEDVEIGSAALIDDEIVRIDGLDLANNQITLGRGCVDTVPTKHSKGVMIWFIDSSETTDGVEYSYNNNVEIKLLPNTFRERLEQSQAETKAINVQARQGRPYPPGNLKINGAAYPEKVNAAALNITWSGRHRLLQADKLIDTTATDTGEEANTRYNLTVYLNDTLYKKEQGLTAKDYSFTLTTISEHQSLLHFDNNIIDEAGTVWTNNGVTFENSPDKPFNQQAIFDNNRFIQTTDNKNLSIGAEDDFTFSFWVEPTSLTNSYATIIANGYSSWGTGACFINLWGENCPNSILKSRIGLGSYESSYSYGYTSILSNTTIEVGKRYHVAITRNKGTIRLFLNGVLDAERTGNKLVFDFSKYGKTVIGRDYNNAAPSCFLQAKLDEFLFTKQALYTTNFTPPTEPYSNSSETRVKVELEAERDGLTSYQKHSYSFKVGE, encoded by the coding sequence ATGGGCATGGGTAGTAAATCAACCGTGATCGGTTATGAATACAATGGTACTGTTCACTCAGGCATTGGCCTTGCTATGGACGAGCTTTATCAAATTAATATTGGCGATAAAACCGCATGGACTGGCTCCATTAAACAAAATGGCTCAATTTTTATTGATAAATATAATTTATTTGGCGGTAAAAAAGGCGAAGGCGGGGTACGTGGAACGCTTGATGTCATGTTTGGCGGTGAGACGCAAGGACAAAATGCTAAACTAACTCGTTATTTAGGTAATAAAATCCCTGCTTTTCGTGGCACAGTAACCACGGTGTTTACTGGTATGTTAGCCGCGATGAACTGGTATCCCAAAACATGGAACTTTTATTATCGGCGCATCAAATCAGGATGGCCTGATAATACGCCGTTCTATCCTGAGACCATCGAAATAAGCCTCGCTAACGGGCAAATCAAAGCCATGAACCCTGCTCACATCCTCTATGAAAGCTATATTAGCAATACATGGGGCGCAGGCATACCGCGTGCCATGATGGACGATGAAGCCTACAAAAAAGTAGCAGATACGCTTTATGCAGAAGGTTTTGGCCTATGTTTTGAATGGAAAGCCACCGACGACTTAAAAAATTTAAGGGAATATGTTTGTAACCATATCGACGCGATACTTGGAACTGACCCCAAAACAGGCAAAAATACCATTCGTTTAATCCGTGATGATTATGCGGTGGAAGATTTACCCGTGTTTGATGAGGACAGCGGATTACTGGAGATTAAACTACAAGCTTCAAACAATACCGAAGTCCCCTCGCAAATCATTGTTAAATTTAATGATGCCATTACTTTTCAAGAGCGTACAGCGTATGCAACCAACCCCGCGGTGGCTCAAGGGCAAATCGGGCGAAACACCGAAACCAACGAATACTTAGGTATTCCAATCGGTGAACTGGCGACCCGTGTAGCCTATCGTGATCTAAAAGCCAAAACCAGTGGCATTAAAAGTGCCTCTATCAAACTAGATCGCAGAGCTTACGACATAGTCAATGGTCAACCCTTTAGAATAAAAACTAAATACCGTACTAATAACATTGATTTGGTTGTACGGGCTACCAAGAGAAAAGAAAACTTCTTAACGGATGGCTCGATCACGATGGACGTGGTGCAAGACGTATTCTCAACACCGAAAGTGGCCTTTATGCCGATACCCGATGCACCCAATAGACCTGAACCACAGCCACCTGTACCGATTATTGATAGCCGTGTACTAGAAGCCACTTATCGAGACCTTGTATTAACCTTAGACCCTGCTAATCTTGAAAAAATTGATAGCAGTTCCGGCTTTATTTATGCCGTGGCACAATCACCCGCAAACCAATGCTATAGCTACGACATTGTGAGCCGCGTTAAAGGTGCTGCCAACTTTAGCGAGGCGGATGACACGGGGGCATGGTGTGCGACGGCCTTAATCGCCAGTGATATTGGCTATAAGGACACGATTATCCATATTCAAGATGGGCAACTCTTAGAGGATGTTGAAATTGGTAGTGCGGCACTGATTGATGACGAGATCGTTCGTATTGATGGACTTGATCTCGCTAATAACCAAATCACCCTTGGGCGTGGTTGTGTCGATACTGTACCGACTAAACATAGTAAAGGGGTAATGATTTGGTTTATTGACAGCTCAGAAACAACCGACGGCGTAGAGTATAGCTACAACAATAATGTCGAAATAAAACTACTGCCCAATACTTTTAGAGAACGCCTAGAACAAAGCCAAGCTGAAACAAAGGCGATTAATGTTCAAGCCAGACAAGGACGACCTTATCCGCCGGGCAATCTTAAAATTAATGGTGCAGCGTATCCTGAAAAAGTTAATGCAGCTGCTCTCAATATTACATGGTCAGGCCGTCATCGTTTATTACAAGCGGATAAATTGATTGATACAACTGCTACTGATACTGGGGAAGAAGCCAATACGCGTTATAATTTAACGGTTTATCTAAACGATACACTATATAAAAAAGAGCAAGGCTTAACTGCCAAAGACTACTCGTTTACTCTAACAACTATCAGCGAACATCAAAGCTTATTGCATTTTGATAACAACATTATCGATGAAGCGGGCACTGTATGGACAAATAATGGCGTAACCTTTGAAAACTCACCTGATAAGCCATTTAATCAGCAAGCAATATTCGACAACAATCGATTTATCCAAACCACCGATAATAAAAACCTATCCATTGGTGCAGAAGATGATTTTACTTTCAGCTTTTGGGTTGAACCAACCTCGCTGACTAATAGTTATGCAACCATTATTGCTAATGGCTATAGCTCATGGGGTACGGGGGCGTGTTTTATTAACTTATGGGGTGAAAACTGCCCTAACTCAATACTTAAATCAAGAATAGGTTTAGGAAGTTATGAGAGTTCTTACAGTTACGGCTATACCTCTATATTATCAAATACAACGATTGAGGTAGGTAAACGCTACCATGTGGCTATTACGCGCAATAAAGGCACGATACGCTTGTTTTTAAATGGTGTTTTAGACGCAGAGCGTACAGGCAATAAACTTGTTTTTGATTTTTCAAAGTATGGTAAAACAGTTATCGGGCGAGATTATAACAATGCCGCGCCTAGCTGCTTTTTACAGGCTAAACTCGATGAGTTTTTATTTACAAAGCAAGCCTTGTATACAACAAATTTTACCCCACCTACTGAACCTTATAGCAATAGTAGTGAAACAAGGGTGAAAGTTGAGCTTGAAGCAGAGCGCGATGGCTTGACCAGTTATCAAAAGCATAGTTATTCGTTTAAGGTGGGAGAGTAG
- a CDS encoding phage BR0599 family protein — MNYKQIEQSLASRTPIRLYTFKLGAVRWDYNTSSETIIRNNIKYKALKGGLSDRGIIVSDGGISDNFTLTAPATIEIAPLFHSMPPSSRLTLEVANTHLQTAEVIPAFWGVVDSVNDKTAATVEIIVIPNETMTNRPGVTLVYSRTCGAMIYDHQCKVNKELYKVRTTLQQIAVSAVTVSEAANHPDGWFSGGFIEYTDSNGELDRRYIEQHIGAELYLWGETQGLNQGQTISLYAGCNGSPDACANKFDNSLNRQAFDHLQGWSPFDGSQIF; from the coding sequence ATGAACTATAAACAAATTGAACAATCTTTAGCGAGCCGTACCCCGATACGGCTTTATACGTTCAAACTGGGAGCAGTACGTTGGGATTACAACACCAGTAGCGAGACCATTATCCGCAATAACATCAAATACAAAGCCCTTAAAGGCGGTCTTAGTGATCGTGGGATTATTGTCAGTGATGGTGGTATCAGTGATAACTTTACCCTAACCGCCCCGGCAACGATTGAAATCGCACCACTATTTCATAGCATGCCGCCCAGTTCACGGTTGACTCTGGAAGTGGCTAATACTCACTTGCAAACTGCAGAAGTCATTCCTGCATTTTGGGGGGTAGTCGATAGCGTGAACGATAAAACAGCCGCCACCGTTGAAATCATCGTAATTCCGAATGAAACCATGACCAATCGCCCTGGTGTCACCTTGGTTTATTCGCGTACCTGCGGGGCTATGATTTATGACCATCAATGCAAGGTCAACAAAGAACTCTACAAGGTTAGAACCACCCTGCAACAAATCGCCGTATCTGCCGTGACCGTGAGCGAGGCCGCAAATCATCCTGACGGATGGTTTAGTGGTGGTTTTATTGAATACACCGACAGCAATGGCGAGTTGGATCGTCGATATATCGAACAGCATATTGGGGCAGAATTATATTTATGGGGTGAAACACAAGGTTTAAATCAAGGCCAAACAATTAGCCTCTATGCAGGGTGCAACGGCTCACCTGATGCCTGCGCTAATAAATTCGATAACTCACTCAACCGCCAAGCGTTCGACCATTTACAAGGGTGGTCACCTTTTGACGGTAGCCAGATATTTTAA
- a CDS encoding DUF2513 domain-containing protein: MKRDWDLIREILIAVEDLPDTTSRLNANAITEYDAETVSYHMSILNEAGLIVAQCSKTKPILCFANSLTWEGHEFLDKIRQQSAWNKIKTIVRDKGLDLSYEALKIALGAVITNTF, encoded by the coding sequence ATGAAAAGAGACTGGGATTTAATAAGAGAAATATTGATAGCTGTTGAAGATTTACCTGATACCACGAGCAGATTAAATGCAAATGCTATTACTGAGTATGATGCTGAAACAGTGAGCTATCACATGAGCATATTAAATGAAGCAGGGTTAATAGTTGCTCAATGCTCAAAAACAAAACCTATTTTATGTTTTGCTAATTCTTTAACTTGGGAGGGCCACGAATTTTTAGACAAGATCAGGCAGCAATCAGCATGGAACAAAATAAAGACTATAGTTAGAGATAAAGGCCTAGATTTAAGCTATGAAGCCCTAAAAATAGCATTAGGAGCTGTTATAACAAATACATTCTAA